One Georgenia wutianyii DNA segment encodes these proteins:
- a CDS encoding sugar ABC transporter substrate-binding protein — translation MRRSIVITAAAALTLGLAACGGDAEETPADDSTTTDEATADAGANGDGGSLTIWVDDTRQAAVEAAAEAFEAETGTAVELVQKNFDDIRPDFLAQVPTGEGPDITVGAHDWLGEFTANGVVAPVELGDKASEFEEVAVEAFTYEGQVYALPYAIENIAIYRNAALVDETPATFDEMIAMGEASGAQYPFLVQVTEVGDPYTMYPFQTSFGAPVFEMNEDGSYSPELALGGEAGNNFATWLAEQGAAGTLNTSWEYDIVVEAFANGEAAYLLGGPWMLSSFEGMDIAVDPIPSAGGEPARPFTGVQGFYVSAQSDNALLANDFLVNYMATEEAQVALYEAGDRTPALISAADTVSSDPIAAGFREVGAEAVPMPSIPEMGEVWNFWGVTEGQIIAGAVNPVEGWEKMVADIQAAIGG, via the coding sequence ATGCGTCGCAGCATCGTGATCACCGCCGCCGCCGCTTTGACTCTCGGTCTGGCCGCCTGTGGCGGAGACGCCGAGGAGACCCCGGCCGACGACAGCACCACCACCGACGAGGCCACGGCCGACGCCGGGGCCAACGGGGACGGGGGCAGCCTCACGATCTGGGTGGACGACACCCGCCAGGCGGCCGTCGAGGCCGCCGCGGAGGCCTTCGAGGCCGAGACCGGCACCGCCGTCGAGCTCGTGCAGAAGAACTTCGACGACATCCGCCCGGACTTCCTCGCCCAGGTTCCCACCGGCGAGGGCCCGGACATCACCGTCGGTGCCCACGACTGGCTCGGTGAGTTCACCGCCAACGGCGTCGTCGCCCCGGTCGAGCTCGGCGACAAGGCGTCGGAGTTCGAGGAGGTCGCGGTCGAGGCCTTCACCTACGAGGGCCAGGTCTACGCCCTGCCCTACGCGATCGAGAACATCGCGATCTACCGCAACGCCGCGCTGGTCGACGAGACCCCCGCGACCTTCGACGAGATGATCGCCATGGGTGAGGCGTCCGGCGCCCAGTACCCGTTCCTCGTGCAGGTCACCGAGGTCGGCGACCCCTACACGATGTACCCGTTCCAGACCTCCTTCGGGGCCCCGGTCTTCGAGATGAACGAGGACGGCAGCTACTCGCCCGAGCTCGCGCTCGGCGGCGAGGCCGGCAACAACTTCGCCACCTGGCTCGCGGAGCAGGGTGCGGCCGGCACGCTCAACACCTCGTGGGAGTACGACATCGTCGTGGAGGCCTTCGCCAACGGTGAGGCCGCCTACCTCCTCGGCGGCCCGTGGATGCTGTCCTCCTTCGAGGGCATGGACATCGCGGTCGACCCGATCCCGTCCGCGGGTGGCGAGCCCGCCCGTCCGTTCACCGGCGTCCAGGGCTTCTACGTGAGCGCCCAGAGCGACAACGCGCTCCTCGCGAACGACTTCCTCGTGAACTACATGGCCACCGAGGAGGCCCAGGTCGCTCTCTACGAGGCCGGTGACCGCACCCCGGCGCTCATCAGCGCCGCGGACACCGTCTCCTCCGACCCGATCGCCGCGGGCTTCCGCGAGGTCGGCGCCGAGGCCGTCCCGATGCCCTCCATCCCCGAGATGGGCGAGGTGTGGAACTTCTGGGGCGTCACCGAGGGCCAGATCATCGCCGGCGCCGTGAACCCGGTCGAGGGCTGGGAGAAGATGGTCGCTGACATCCAGGCCGCGATCGGCGGCTGA
- a CDS encoding glycoside hydrolase family 13 protein yields the protein MTSPSPVSLPATGQVVHQPAADADWWRTAVIYQIYPRSFGDANGDGIGDLPGITERLEHLARLGVDAVWLSPFYRSPQKDAGYDVADYRDVDPIFGTLEDADVLIARAHELGLRVIVDLVPNHTSDQHAWFRQALAEGPDSAARSRYVFREGGGERGEEPPNNWQSVFGGQAWTRVCDRPDAPGSPWEHDGQWYLHLFDSTQPDLNWESAEVHDEFRSILRFWLDRGVDGFRVDVAHGLVKAAGLPDWAGHVRMVEGTDVPDDGVAPPDASDDAVTGRSPMFDQDRVHEIYREWRAVLDEYDARILVAEAWVEPLERLARYVRPDEMHQAFNFDFLVTRWDAPALRESIASSYAANDAVGAPTTWVLSNHDVVRHASRLGFAQTGKGPNGIGAEDPQPDAELGLRRARAASLLMLGLPGSAYLYQGEELGLPEHTTLDDSLRQDPAWWRTGHAEKGRDGCRVPLPWRSDAPGLGFSPTGRTWLPQPESWAALAPDAQEQEEGSTLRMYRAALELRAGLGLGAGALELVPAGEDVVAARNTGDGRPAVLVLTNIGADPVPLPEGHEVLLASGPLSDGAVPADTTVWLRDQA from the coding sequence GTGACTTCACCCAGCCCTGTTTCCCTGCCCGCGACCGGCCAGGTGGTCCACCAGCCGGCCGCTGACGCCGACTGGTGGCGCACCGCCGTCATCTACCAGATCTACCCGCGCTCCTTCGGGGACGCGAACGGCGACGGGATCGGGGACCTGCCGGGCATCACCGAGCGGCTGGAGCACCTCGCGCGGCTGGGCGTGGACGCCGTGTGGCTCTCCCCCTTCTACCGCTCCCCGCAGAAGGACGCGGGCTACGACGTCGCCGACTACCGCGACGTCGACCCGATCTTCGGCACCCTCGAGGACGCCGACGTGCTCATCGCCCGCGCCCACGAGCTCGGTCTACGGGTCATCGTCGACCTCGTCCCCAACCACACCTCCGACCAGCACGCGTGGTTCCGCCAGGCGCTGGCCGAGGGGCCCGACTCCGCGGCCCGCTCCCGGTACGTCTTCCGCGAGGGCGGCGGCGAGCGCGGGGAGGAGCCGCCGAACAACTGGCAGTCCGTCTTCGGCGGCCAGGCGTGGACCCGCGTGTGCGACCGTCCCGACGCCCCGGGCAGCCCGTGGGAGCACGACGGCCAGTGGTACCTCCACCTCTTCGACTCCACCCAGCCCGACCTCAACTGGGAGTCCGCCGAGGTCCACGACGAGTTCCGCAGCATCCTGCGCTTCTGGCTCGACCGCGGCGTGGACGGCTTCCGCGTCGACGTCGCCCACGGCCTGGTCAAGGCCGCCGGGCTGCCGGACTGGGCGGGCCACGTGCGCATGGTCGAGGGCACCGACGTCCCCGACGACGGCGTCGCGCCGCCCGACGCGAGCGACGACGCCGTCACCGGCCGCAGCCCGATGTTCGACCAGGACCGCGTCCACGAGATCTACCGCGAGTGGCGCGCCGTCCTGGACGAGTACGACGCGCGCATCCTCGTCGCCGAGGCGTGGGTCGAGCCGCTCGAGCGCCTGGCCCGCTACGTGCGCCCCGACGAGATGCACCAGGCGTTCAACTTCGACTTCCTCGTCACCCGGTGGGACGCTCCGGCGCTGCGTGAGTCGATCGCCTCCTCCTACGCCGCGAACGACGCCGTCGGCGCGCCGACGACGTGGGTGCTGTCCAACCACGACGTCGTGCGCCACGCCTCGCGCCTCGGCTTCGCCCAGACCGGCAAGGGCCCCAACGGCATCGGCGCGGAGGACCCGCAGCCCGACGCCGAGCTCGGCCTGCGCCGCGCCCGCGCGGCCAGCCTCCTCATGCTCGGCCTGCCCGGCAGCGCCTACCTCTACCAGGGCGAGGAGCTCGGTCTGCCCGAGCACACCACCCTGGACGACTCGCTGCGCCAGGACCCGGCGTGGTGGCGCACCGGGCACGCCGAGAAGGGCCGCGACGGCTGCCGCGTCCCGCTGCCGTGGCGCTCGGACGCCCCGGGACTGGGCTTCTCCCCCACCGGACGCACGTGGCTGCCCCAGCCCGAGTCGTGGGCCGCGCTGGCACCCGACGCCCAGGAGCAGGAGGAGGGCTCGACGCTGCGGATGTACCGCGCGGCCCTCGAGCTGCGCGCCGGGCTCGGGCTCGGCGCGGGGGCCCTGGAGCTGGTGCCCGCCGGCGAGGACGTCGTCGCGGCGCGCAACACCGGCGACGGACGGCCCGCCGTCCTCGTCCTCACCAACATCGGCGCCGACCCGGTGCCGCTGCCCGAGGGCCACGAGGTGCTCCTCGCCAGCGGTCCGCTCTCCGACGGCGCCGTCCCCGCCGACACCACCGTCTGGCTGCGCGACCAGGCCTGA
- a CDS encoding ATP-binding cassette domain-containing protein, with the protein MELALAIEAEGLVRRFGETTAVDGVDLSVEQGTVFGLLGPNGAGKTTVVRMLATLLAPDAGTARVLGHDIRREPDAVRARVGLTGQYASVDEDLTGAENLSLLARLYGFPGARAKERARELLAAFDLSEAADKAVKTYSGGMHRRIDLAASLVMSPRVLYLDEPTTGLDPRSRNQVWDIVRLLVSGGTTVLLTTQYLDEADQLADRIAVIDRGRVIAEGTAPQLKASVGTGTVTLRVAEHSQRPAAGAVLADVLGTPVTELPDGLGLSARVPEDAPDSPARALVALHSAGLDVPEFSLGQPSLDEVFLALTGSPAEEQTEPSPAERTS; encoded by the coding sequence ATGGAACTCGCCCTGGCGATCGAGGCCGAGGGCCTCGTCAGACGTTTCGGGGAGACGACCGCCGTCGACGGCGTCGACCTCTCGGTCGAGCAGGGCACCGTCTTCGGGCTGCTCGGACCCAACGGCGCCGGCAAGACGACCGTCGTCCGCATGCTCGCCACCCTGCTCGCCCCCGACGCCGGCACCGCCCGGGTGCTCGGTCACGACATCCGGCGCGAGCCGGACGCCGTCCGCGCCCGCGTCGGGCTCACCGGCCAGTACGCCTCGGTGGACGAGGACCTCACCGGCGCGGAGAACCTCAGCCTCCTCGCCCGCCTCTACGGGTTCCCCGGGGCACGGGCCAAGGAGCGCGCCCGGGAGCTGCTCGCCGCCTTCGACCTCAGCGAGGCCGCCGACAAGGCGGTGAAGACCTACTCCGGGGGCATGCATCGCCGGATCGACCTCGCGGCGAGCCTCGTCATGAGCCCACGGGTGCTCTACCTCGACGAGCCGACCACCGGGCTGGACCCCCGCAGCCGCAACCAGGTCTGGGACATCGTCCGGCTCCTCGTCTCCGGGGGGACCACGGTCCTGCTCACCACCCAGTACCTCGACGAGGCCGACCAGCTCGCCGACCGGATCGCCGTCATCGACCGCGGCCGGGTCATCGCCGAGGGCACCGCACCCCAGCTCAAGGCCTCCGTCGGCACCGGCACCGTGACCCTGCGCGTGGCCGAGCACTCCCAGCGCCCCGCCGCGGGCGCCGTGCTCGCCGACGTCCTCGGCACCCCCGTCACCGAGCTGCCCGACGGGCTCGGGCTCAGCGCACGGGTCCCGGAGGACGCGCCGGACTCCCCGGCCCGGGCGCTCGTCGCCCTGCACTCCGCAGGTCTCGACGTGCCCGAGTTCAGCCTCGGCCAGCCGAGCCTCGACGAGGTCTTCCTCGCGCTCACCGGAAGCCCGGCCGAGGAGCAGACCGAGCCCTCACCCGCGGAGAGGACGTCATGA
- a CDS encoding asparaginase, with translation MTRTNSRRALPAALLAVGLALAPGTATAAPEDRPHVTIIATGGTIAGKAEGRDTYTSYRAGTYPMSDMLAQIQPEVGAFADVDVVQFGNAGSGGYTIEQYRELTLAVEDALEESDAVVVTTGTDTMEEFAYWLDLTVQNRKPVVLTGAMRPWAAGETAGEAGVLGADGPANLLQAVRLGASGQTYCFGTVLMLNDEIHAARDVTKGNTTRNDTFITRQLGVLGWIDGADVHVQRAPARVLDCAQEEWFTPFDLSEVAAGSLPRTEIVYNYQQAGGEAITAFTEAGVTGIVTAGTGAGGISSAPGQARRAAIAEGVWFASSSRTGSGTVSGGGTGIIAAGDLLPQKARLLLLLSRAFTQDIEQAREWFATLGTPSFDQSALAAVLSPTPGAAPAPEPTPTEPAPEPGATAEPTTAPPAGPPAGEEPPAGEVPGGGEPGGEEAPDGAEPTEAGGAGGTGGPGSAGWLPALGAPVQGALTVAALALLVGGTLYAYRRRAFTVAFGE, from the coding sequence ATGACGAGGACCAACTCACGCCGGGCTCTGCCGGCGGCGCTGCTGGCCGTGGGGCTGGCGCTCGCCCCCGGGACGGCCACGGCGGCCCCCGAGGACAGGCCGCACGTCACCATCATCGCCACGGGCGGGACCATCGCCGGCAAGGCCGAGGGCCGCGACACCTACACGAGCTACCGGGCGGGCACCTACCCGATGAGCGACATGCTCGCCCAGATCCAGCCGGAGGTCGGGGCCTTCGCCGACGTCGACGTCGTGCAGTTCGGCAACGCGGGCTCCGGCGGCTACACGATCGAGCAGTACCGCGAGCTCACCCTCGCCGTCGAGGACGCGCTCGAGGAGTCCGACGCCGTCGTCGTCACCACGGGCACCGACACGATGGAGGAGTTCGCCTACTGGCTCGACCTCACCGTGCAGAACCGCAAGCCGGTGGTCCTCACCGGGGCGATGCGGCCCTGGGCGGCCGGTGAGACCGCGGGCGAGGCGGGCGTCCTCGGCGCCGACGGCCCGGCCAACCTCCTCCAGGCGGTGCGGCTCGGTGCGAGCGGGCAGACGTACTGCTTCGGCACGGTGCTCATGCTGAACGACGAGATCCACGCCGCGCGGGACGTGACGAAGGGCAACACGACCCGCAACGACACGTTCATCACCCGTCAGCTCGGCGTCCTCGGGTGGATCGACGGCGCCGACGTCCACGTCCAGCGTGCGCCCGCCCGGGTGCTCGACTGCGCGCAGGAGGAGTGGTTCACCCCCTTCGACCTCAGCGAGGTCGCGGCCGGCTCGCTGCCGCGCACGGAGATCGTCTACAACTACCAGCAGGCCGGCGGCGAGGCGATCACCGCCTTCACCGAGGCCGGGGTCACCGGCATCGTCACGGCCGGGACGGGGGCCGGCGGGATCTCCTCGGCTCCGGGCCAGGCGCGTCGGGCCGCGATCGCCGAGGGCGTGTGGTTCGCCAGCTCGAGCCGGACCGGCTCGGGGACCGTCTCGGGTGGGGGGACGGGGATCATCGCCGCCGGGGACCTGCTGCCGCAGAAGGCACGGCTCCTGCTGCTCCTGAGCCGCGCGTTCACCCAGGACATCGAGCAGGCGCGCGAGTGGTTCGCCACGCTCGGCACCCCGAGCTTCGACCAGTCGGCGCTCGCGGCCGTCCTCAGCCCGACGCCGGGGGCGGCGCCCGCGCCGGAGCCCACGCCGACCGAGCCGGCGCCAGAGCCGGGCGCGACGGCCGAGCCGACGACGGCGCCGCCCGCCGGGCCGCCGGCCGGCGAGGAGCCCCCGGCGGGCGAGGTCCCGGGCGGGGGAGAGCCGGGCGGTGAGGAGGCCCCGGACGGGGCGGAGCCGACCGAGGCCGGTGGCGCCGGCGGGACCGGTGGTCCGGGCAGCGCCGGCTGGCTGCCGGCGCTCGGCGCTCCGGTGCAGGGCGCGCTCACCGTCGCGGCGCTCGCGCTGCTCGTGGGCGGCACGCTCTACGCCTACCGCCGGCGGGCGTTCACGGTGGCGTTCGGGGAGTGA
- a CDS encoding LacI family DNA-binding transcriptional regulator, with the protein MDVAEQAGVSTATVSRVLNGKPEVAAETRKAVLAALDMLGYERPERLRARSAGLIGLIVPELTNPVFPAFAQSIESVLSTLGYTPLLCTQSPGGTTEDQYVEMLLDHGVDGIVFVSGLHADTQADAERYRRLQSRDIPFVLVNGYTGELDAPAFSTDDSGSMELAVRHLVSQGHRSIGLAIGPDRFVPSQRKRLGFERATAQLLPGGTNPVVPTLYTFEGGQAAAGMLLDHGCTAIICGSDLMALGAVRAVRSRGLSVPQDVSVVGFDDSPLMAFTDPPLTTLRQPVDAMSHAAVTSLIAEVKGARAPRSELLFVAELIVRHSTAAAIQR; encoded by the coding sequence ATGGACGTCGCCGAGCAGGCAGGAGTCAGCACGGCGACCGTGTCGCGCGTGCTCAACGGCAAGCCCGAGGTCGCCGCCGAGACCCGCAAGGCGGTCCTCGCCGCGCTCGACATGCTCGGCTACGAGCGCCCCGAGCGGCTGCGGGCGCGCTCCGCCGGCCTCATCGGGCTCATCGTCCCCGAGCTCACCAACCCGGTCTTCCCGGCCTTCGCCCAGTCCATCGAGTCCGTGCTCTCGACCCTCGGGTACACCCCGCTGCTGTGCACCCAGTCCCCCGGCGGCACGACCGAGGACCAGTACGTCGAGATGCTCCTCGACCACGGTGTCGACGGCATCGTCTTCGTCTCGGGCCTCCACGCCGACACACAGGCCGACGCCGAGCGCTACCGCCGCCTGCAGTCCCGCGACATCCCCTTCGTGCTCGTCAACGGGTACACCGGGGAGCTGGACGCCCCCGCGTTCTCCACCGACGACAGCGGCAGCATGGAGCTGGCCGTGCGCCACCTCGTGTCCCAGGGACACCGCAGCATCGGGCTGGCGATCGGTCCCGACCGCTTCGTCCCCTCCCAGCGCAAGCGCCTCGGCTTCGAGCGCGCCACCGCCCAGCTCCTGCCCGGGGGCACCAACCCGGTCGTGCCCACCCTCTACACCTTCGAGGGCGGCCAGGCAGCGGCCGGGATGCTCCTCGACCACGGCTGCACCGCGATCATCTGCGGCTCGGACCTCATGGCGCTCGGCGCCGTCCGGGCCGTCCGTTCCCGCGGCCTCTCGGTCCCCCAGGACGTGTCCGTCGTCGGCTTCGACGACTCACCGCTCATGGCCTTCACCGACCCGCCGCTCACCACCCTGCGCCAGCCGGTCGACGCGATGAGCCACGCCGCGGTCACCTCCCTCATCGCCGAGGTCAAGGGCGCCCGCGCCCCGCGCAGCGAGCTGCTCTTCGTCGCCGAGCTCATCGTCCGCCACTCCACGGCGGCCGCCATCCAGCGCTGA
- a CDS encoding ABC transporter permease encodes MRSLDIGANTALRDAVAVTDPPERASAPVTTLVFAHRALLKIKHVPEQLFDVTLSPVIFTLMFTYLFGGAIAGDTRTYLQFLLPGIMVQTVLIVSVYTGFTLNNDITKGVFDRFRSLPIWRPAPIVGALLGDTVRYTIASCVTLALGLVLGFRPDGGVTGVVLGLLLLLVFAFSLSWVFTILGLVMRSPNAVMGVSMLVIMPLTFASNIFVDPRTMPSGLQAVVDVNPVSHLVTAVRGLMAGATTFSSVAWVLVASAALTAVFAPITMHLYRTRD; translated from the coding sequence ATGAGATCCCTCGACATCGGCGCGAACACCGCGCTGCGCGACGCCGTCGCGGTCACCGACCCGCCCGAGCGCGCCTCCGCGCCGGTCACCACGCTCGTCTTCGCCCACCGGGCGCTGCTCAAGATCAAGCACGTGCCCGAGCAGCTGTTCGACGTCACGCTCTCCCCGGTGATCTTCACCCTGATGTTCACCTACCTGTTCGGCGGGGCCATCGCGGGTGACACGCGCACCTACCTGCAGTTCCTGCTGCCCGGGATCATGGTCCAGACGGTGCTCATCGTCAGCGTCTACACGGGCTTCACCCTGAACAACGACATCACCAAGGGCGTCTTCGACCGGTTCCGCTCGCTGCCGATCTGGCGCCCGGCACCGATCGTCGGCGCGCTGCTCGGGGACACCGTGCGCTACACGATCGCCTCGTGCGTCACGCTCGCGCTCGGGCTGGTCCTCGGCTTCCGGCCCGACGGCGGGGTCACCGGGGTGGTCCTCGGGCTGCTGCTCCTGCTCGTCTTCGCGTTCTCCCTCAGCTGGGTGTTCACCATCCTCGGCCTGGTCATGCGCAGCCCGAACGCCGTCATGGGCGTGTCGATGCTCGTCATCATGCCGCTGACGTTCGCCTCGAACATCTTCGTCGACCCGCGGACGATGCCCTCGGGCCTCCAGGCGGTCGTCGACGTCAACCCGGTGAGCCACCTCGTCACCGCCGTGCGCGGGCTCATGGCGGGCGCCACGACGTTCTCCAGCGTCGCCTGGGTGCTCGTCGCCTCAGCCGCCCTCACCGCGGTCTTCGCCCCCATCACCATGCACCTCTACCGCACCCGCGACTGA
- a CDS encoding sugar ABC transporter permease codes for MATMTGSPQATLAERRPSRRRWWSEVGWRYIVALLAMLYAVWPIVYIISASLSERGTLTGSNALFTDMSTANYAQLADTYFWTWLGNTVFIAGVTSIGTVLMGAAAAYAFSRFRFTGRRVGLIALLIVQMFPQLLAFVAIFLLLLLLGDITPVLGLNSQIALIMVYLGGALGVNTFLMYGFFNTVPKELDEAAKIDGATHAQTYWTIILRLVVPILAVVALLSLISTFSDFLLAKLILQSESNWTVAVGLYGWVSDQLSANWGLFAAGATIAAIPIVLIFLFLQRYIVSGLTAGSVKG; via the coding sequence ATGGCCACCATGACCGGTTCCCCCCAGGCCACCCTCGCCGAGCGGCGCCCGAGCCGACGCCGCTGGTGGAGCGAGGTGGGGTGGCGCTACATCGTCGCCCTGCTCGCCATGCTCTACGCGGTGTGGCCCATCGTCTACATCATCTCGGCCTCGCTCAGCGAGCGGGGCACGCTCACCGGCTCCAACGCCCTGTTCACCGACATGAGCACGGCGAACTACGCCCAGCTCGCCGACACCTACTTCTGGACGTGGCTCGGCAACACGGTGTTCATCGCGGGCGTGACGTCCATCGGCACCGTCCTCATGGGCGCCGCCGCGGCGTACGCGTTCTCCCGCTTCCGGTTCACCGGGCGGCGGGTGGGCCTCATCGCCCTGCTCATCGTCCAGATGTTCCCGCAGCTGCTCGCGTTCGTCGCGATCTTCCTGCTGCTGCTGCTCCTGGGTGACATCACCCCGGTGCTCGGCCTCAACTCCCAGATCGCGCTCATCATGGTGTACCTGGGTGGGGCGCTGGGCGTGAACACGTTCCTCATGTACGGGTTCTTCAACACCGTGCCCAAGGAGCTGGACGAGGCGGCGAAGATCGACGGCGCCACCCACGCCCAGACGTACTGGACGATCATCCTGCGTCTGGTCGTGCCGATCCTCGCGGTCGTCGCGCTGCTGTCGCTGATCTCGACGTTCTCCGACTTCCTGCTCGCCAAGCTGATCCTGCAGTCGGAGTCGAACTGGACGGTGGCGGTGGGCCTGTACGGGTGGGTCTCGGACCAGCTCTCGGCGAACTGGGGCCTGTTCGCGGCGGGTGCGACGATCGCGGCGATCCCGATCGTGCTCATCTTCCTGTTCCTGCAGCGGTACATCGTCTCCGGACTCACCGCCGGCTCCGTCAAGGGCTAG
- a CDS encoding ABC transporter permease subunit: MSQPQHPQLSAASDDAKQLRTRPLRTPHSRTYTPGFFFKIAVMALINALGVYILIQAFTVESWGVFAGMLALLVLADYVYFSRRALPMKYILPGLAFLLVFQVFTVAYTGYVAFTNYGQGHNSTKGDAIEALLIQNEQRVEGSSSYPLAVVDRDGELGFAVLEDGDVLVGTAEQPLREVDDAVVSDGTITEVPGWEILDRQEVIARQSEVVDLRVPFSEDAEAGSVRTQDARNGFVYRSVLDYDEATDTMTNVETGVVYTPNDNGQFEAPDGSTLNVGWRVNIGLDNFTTAFADSRYAEPFLKVLIWTFAFAILTVGLTFFLGLFFALVLNDERVRGRKVMRAFLILPYAFPAIMSYLLWRGMLNTDYGFINQVLLGGAEIPWLSNEWLARAVVLGVQLWVGFPYMFLITTGALQSIPSDVMEAARIDGAGRWRIFRSMTLPLLFIAVAPLLISSFAFNFNNFNGIEMLTEGGPRFPDSSVPVGATDILITMVYSISGLDGRAATNYGLASALSLVIFLIVATISVITFRKTQALEDIN, translated from the coding sequence ATGTCCCAGCCTCAGCATCCTCAGCTCTCGGCGGCGAGCGACGACGCCAAGCAGCTGCGGACCCGACCTCTGCGTACTCCTCACTCGCGGACGTACACGCCGGGGTTCTTCTTCAAGATCGCCGTCATGGCGCTCATCAACGCCCTCGGCGTCTACATCCTCATCCAGGCGTTCACCGTGGAGTCCTGGGGGGTCTTCGCGGGGATGCTCGCCCTGCTCGTGCTCGCCGACTACGTGTACTTCTCGCGGCGCGCGCTGCCGATGAAGTACATCCTCCCTGGTCTCGCGTTCCTCCTCGTCTTCCAGGTCTTCACCGTCGCCTACACCGGGTACGTCGCCTTCACCAACTACGGTCAGGGCCACAACTCGACGAAGGGCGACGCGATCGAGGCGCTGCTCATCCAGAACGAGCAGCGGGTCGAGGGGTCGAGCTCCTACCCCCTCGCCGTCGTCGACCGTGACGGGGAGCTCGGCTTCGCCGTCCTCGAGGACGGCGACGTGCTGGTCGGCACGGCCGAGCAGCCGCTGCGCGAGGTGGATGACGCCGTCGTCTCCGACGGCACCATCACCGAGGTCCCGGGCTGGGAGATCCTCGACCGGCAGGAGGTCATCGCCCGGCAGTCCGAGGTCGTCGACCTGCGCGTGCCCTTCTCCGAGGACGCCGAGGCAGGCTCGGTGCGCACGCAGGACGCGCGCAACGGCTTCGTCTACCGCTCGGTCCTCGACTACGACGAGGCCACGGACACGATGACGAACGTCGAGACCGGCGTCGTCTACACCCCCAACGACAACGGTCAGTTCGAGGCCCCGGACGGCTCCACGCTCAACGTGGGCTGGCGGGTGAACATCGGGCTCGACAACTTCACGACGGCGTTCGCGGACTCGCGCTACGCCGAGCCCTTCCTCAAGGTGCTCATCTGGACGTTCGCCTTCGCGATCCTCACCGTCGGCCTGACGTTCTTCCTCGGCCTGTTCTTCGCGCTCGTCCTCAACGACGAGCGGGTACGCGGCCGCAAGGTCATGCGCGCCTTCCTCATCCTGCCCTACGCCTTCCCGGCGATCATGTCCTACCTGCTGTGGCGGGGCATGCTCAACACCGACTACGGCTTCATCAACCAGGTGCTCCTCGGCGGCGCGGAGATCCCGTGGCTGTCCAACGAGTGGCTGGCGCGCGCCGTCGTGCTCGGGGTCCAGCTGTGGGTGGGCTTCCCGTACATGTTCCTCATCACGACCGGTGCGCTGCAGTCGATCCCGAGCGACGTCATGGAGGCCGCCCGCATCGACGGCGCCGGCCGCTGGCGGATCTTCCGCTCGATGACGCTGCCGCTGCTGTTCATCGCGGTCGCCCCGCTCCTCATCTCGTCCTTCGCCTTCAACTTCAACAACTTCAACGGCATCGAGATGCTCACCGAGGGCGGGCCACGCTTCCCGGACAGCTCGGTCCCCGTCGGTGCGACCGACATCCTCATCACGATGGTGTACTCCATCTCCGGTCTCGACGGACGCGCGGCGACGAACTACGGGCTCGCCTCGGCGCTCTCGCTCGTCATCTTCCTCATCGTCGCGACCATCTCGGTGATCACGTTCCGCAAGACCCAGGCGCTGGAGGACATCAACTGA